In Drosophila innubila isolate TH190305 chromosome 2R unlocalized genomic scaffold, UK_Dinn_1.0 1_C_2R, whole genome shotgun sequence, the following are encoded in one genomic region:
- the LOC117784345 gene encoding pro-resilin, whose product MMSFKSFVLLSLSLAAITAYVYAQVAPGSNAYLPPTKNGYDYPEPNKPFQPGPPGRTPGNGPRPPPSPPRNIPGQPGDDHVHVPGMPFDFEYAVQDPETANDYAHKASSDGDVVTGEYRVQLPDGRTQVVRYTADWKTGYHADVSYEGEAQFPQGPAAGGRGGGGGGSAGYKY is encoded by the exons AGTTTATCACTTGCTGCCATCACCGCATATGTGTACGCCCAGGTTGCGCCGGGCTCAAATGCGTATTTACCGCCCACCAAGAATGGATATGATTATCCGGAACCTAATAAACCATTC CAACCCGGCCCACCAGGTAGAACCCCCGGAAATGGTCCTCGCCCCCCACCATCTCCTCCACGCAACATTCCCGGCCAACCTGGTGAT GATCACGTACATGTGCCCGGCATGCCGTTCGACTTTGAGTACGCTGTTCAGGACCCAGAGACGGCCAACGACTATGCACACAAGGCGTCCAGTGATGGCGATGTGGTAACCGGCGAGTATCGTGTACAGCTTCCCGACGGACGCACTCAGGTTGTACGCTACACGGCCGACTGGAAGACTGGCTACCATGCGGACGTCAGCTACGAGGGCGAGGCTCAGTTCCCACAAGGACCCGCTGCTGGAGGTCGCGGTGGTGGCGGCGGTGGTTCAGCTGGCTACAAGTACTAA